In Trifolium pratense cultivar HEN17-A07 linkage group LG7, ARS_RC_1.1, whole genome shotgun sequence, a genomic segment contains:
- the LOC123894341 gene encoding methionine adenosyltransferase 2 subunit beta: MSKKKILIVGGTGYLGQHLLQSYNANQTSQSHSYDLTVAFTYHSTPLPQPLLDAFPDSQSFHVDFKSAIGFESISNAFGQPDVVVNCAAISVPRACEIDPASAHAINVPSSLVKWLQSFQQNSTLLIHLSTDQVYEGEKSFYKEEDIAIPLNVYGKTKVAAEKFISENCPNFVILRSSIIYGPQTLSPVPKSLPIQWIDGALSKRETLEFFHDEFRCPIYVKDLVTVILALTNQWLSEGKKMQLLLNVGGSDRVSRVQMAEAVAQFRGHDTSLIKPVSASSVDRGVKSPADISMDITRLVQTLNINPVSFKDGVKLTLTTEAK, encoded by the exons ATGAGTAAGAAGAAGATATTGATTGTGGGAGGTACAGGTTACTTGGGTCAGCATCTACTACAATCCTACAATGCCAATCAAACTTCTCAATCTCATTCTTACGATCTCACTGTCGCATTCACCTACCACTCCACTCCTCTTCCTCAACCTTTGCTCGATGCATTTCCTGATTCTCAATCTTTCCATGTCGATTTTAAATCCGCCATTGGATTTGAATCCATTTCCAACGCATTTGGCcag CCCGATGTGGTTGTCAATTGTGCCGCCATCTCAGTGCCTCGTGCTTGTGAAATTGATCCTGCTTCAGCACATGCTATTAATGTCCCATCATCCCTCGTCAAATGGCTGCAAAGCTTTCAACAGAACAGTACTCTACTCATTCATCTCTCCACAGATCAGG TTTATGAAGGGGAgaagtccttttacaaggaagaAGACATTGCTATTCCACTAAATGTTTATGGAAAAACTAAAGTGGCAGCGGAGAAGTTCATTTCAGAAAATTGTCCAAACTTTGTAATTTTGAGAAGCAGTATCATCTATGGGCCACAAACTCTCTCACCAGTTCCAAAATCTCTTCCTATTCAG TGGATTGACGGTGCCCTTTCTAAAAGAGAAACATTGGAGTTCTTTCATGATGAGTTCCGTTGTCCGATTTATGTTAAGGATCTTGTAACTGTCATACTAGCTTTAACAAACCAATGGTTATCAG AGGGCAAGAAAATGCAATTGTTACTTAATGTTGGTGGATCAGATAGGGTATCACGCGTTCAAATGGCTGAGGCGGTTGCACAATTTAGAGGGCATGACACCTCATTAATCAAACCAGTCTCTGCTTCATCG GTTGACCGAGGCGTGAAGTCCCCAGCCGACATATCTATGGATATCACTAGATTGGTTCAAACTCTAAACATTAATCCCGTTTCATTTAAAGATGGCGTTAAATTAACACTTACAACGGAAGCTAAGTGA
- the LOC123894342 gene encoding NAD(P)H-quinone oxidoreductase subunit S, chloroplastic: protein MSSFIALQSFHGSFLRSKFLGHGSLTHLYPKASTIQSKPTYKRIQPCAKFDLLQIMGGRGLCKGEEGLLKELKREVGFDDQNQPLPSEEGNNDQENSTQSVESVAEDGFDKELMGLTGGFPGGEKGLRKFIEENPPPKPDTNDKRLQLSSSEKPKPPELPMLLPGMIAIVKNENNPFYMYCGIVQRITDGKAGVLFEGGNWDKLITFRLEELERREKGPPMKNPKSCVLEPFLVKKS, encoded by the coding sequence ATGTCTTCCTTTATTGCCCTTCAAAGCTTTCATGGCTCTTTTCTTAGATCAAAGTTCTTAGGCCATGGCAGCTTAACTCATCTTTATCCTAAGGCTTCAACCATTCAAAGCAAACCAACCTACAAAAGAATACAACCTTGTGCCAAGTTCGACTTGCTGCAAATCATGGGAGGCCGAGGACTCTGCAAAGGAGAAGAAGGTCTTCTAAAAGAGCTTAAAAGAGAAGTTGGTTTCGATGATCAGAACCAACCATTACCATCAGAAGAAGGTAACAACGATCAAGAAAACTCAACGCAATCCGTTGAAAGTGTTGCTGAAGATGGTTTCGATAAAGAGTTAATGGGATTAACCGGAGGGTTTCCTGGCGGTGAAAAAGGGTTGAGAAAATTTATCGAAGAAAACCCTCCTCCAAAACCTGATACTAATGATAAAAGACTTCAACTTTCATCGTCAGAGAAACCAAAACCACCAGAACTTCCTATGTTACTTCCAGGAATGATTGCTAttgtgaaaaatgaaaataatccTTTTTACATGTACTGTGGTATTGTTCAAAGAATCACTGATGGTAAAGCAGGAGTACTCTTTGAAGGAGGGAATTGGGATAAGTTGATCACTTTCAGGCTTGAAGAATtggagagaagagaaaaaggtCCTCCTATGAAGAATCCTAAGTCTTGTGTTCTTGAACCATTTCTTGTAAAGAAATCGTAG
- the LOC123894343 gene encoding inositol polyphosphate multikinase beta produces the protein MVKLKIPDHQVAGHQAKTGIIGPLIDDSGKFYKPLQDDERGSNELAFYTSLYSDPRIPSNILKFFPSFHGTEVVDASDGSGLHPHIVLEDIVSNYTNPSVADIKIGSRTWHPQSSEDYIRKCLQKDRETSTIKLGFRISGLRSMGPTNQLWQPHRKVLMDLSAEDAMLILRKFVSSDGNVDEPDCVFASRVFVHVLEELLELKKWFEVQTIFHFCSCSILVVYDKEEIEAKKSARAVVKLIDFAHVVDAKGAIDHNFLGGLCSLIKFVKDILAGLSDVETSNPKP, from the coding sequence ATGGTGAAGCTGAAAATCCCAGACCATCAAGTTGCCGGTCACCAAGCAAAAACTGGAATCATAGGTCCTCTCATTGACGATTCTGGAAAATTCTACAAGCCTCTTCAAGATGACGAAAGAGGTTCCAATGAACTTGCTTTCTACACTTCCCTCTATTCCGATCCACGAATCCCTTCCAACATTCTTAAATTCTTCCCTTCTTTTCACGGCACTGAAGTCGTCGATGCCTCCGACGGTTCCGGTCTACATCCCCACATCGTCTTAGAAGATATCGTCAGCAATTACACCAACCCCTCTGTGGCCGACATCAAGATCGGTTCTAGAACATGGCACCCACAATCCTCCGAAGATTACATTCGTAAGTGCCTCCAGAAAGATCGAGAAACTTCCACaatcaaattagggtttagaatcTCCGGGTTGAGGTCTATGGGTCCCACTAATCAATTATGGCAGCCTCATAGAAAGGTTCTTATGGATCTTTCTGCTGAGGATGCTATGTTGATTTTGAGAAAATTTGTTTCATCTGATGGTAATGTTGACGAGCCTGATTGTGTTTTTGCTTCAAGGGTTTTTGTTCATGTTTTGGAGGAATTGTTGGAGCTTAAGAAATGGTTTGAAGTTCaaaccatttttcatttttgttcatGTTCTATTCTTGTGGTTTATGACAAAGAAGAAATTGAAGCGAAGAAAAGTGCACGTGCTGTTGTTAAGCTTATTGATTTTGCTCACGTGGTTGATGCTAAAGGTGCTATTGATCATAATTTCTTAGGGGGTCTTTGTTCTTTGATTAAGTTTGTTAAGGATATTTTGGCTGGTTTATCTGATGTTGAAACCTCAAACCCTAAACCTTAA
- the LOC123894345 gene encoding NAD-dependent malic enzyme 59 kDa isoform, mitochondrial, whose product MWKFARVVSASKLLRSRRFSTAIPGPCIVHKRGADILHDPWFNKDTGFPLTERDRLGLRGLLPPRVISFEQQYDRFMDSFRSLEKNTHGQPEKVVSLAKWRILNRLHDRNETLYYRVLIDNIKEFAPIIYTPTVGLVCQNYSGLFRRPRGMYFSAKDKGEMMSMIYNWPAHEVDMIVLTDGSRILGLGDLGVQGIGIPIGKLDVYVAAAGINPQRILPVMLDVGTNNQKLLGDRLYLGLRQPRLEGEEYLSIVDEFMEAVHARWPKAIVQFEDFQMKWAFETLERYKKRFCMFNDDIQGTAGVALAGLLGSVRSQGRPLSDFVNQKIVVVGAGSAGLGVLKMAIQAVERISGCSESAAKSQFFLIDKNGLVTTERNNLDPAAAPFAKNPRDIDGLTEGASIIEVVKKVKPHVLLGLSGVGGIFNEEVLKAMRESVSTKPAIFAMSNPTLNAECTAIDAFNHAGEHIVFASGSPFENVDFGDGKVGHVNQANNMYLFPGIGLGTLLSGAHLITDGMLQAAAERLASYMDEEDILKGILYPSVNSIRDVTAEVGAAVLRAAVEEDLAEGYGEVGSRELAHMSKEETVEYVRHNMWYPVYSPLVHEK is encoded by the exons atgtgGAAATTCGCACGCGTCGTTTCAGCTTCCAAACTCCTCCGATCGCGTCGATTCTCCACCGCGATTCCCGGTCCTTGCATTGTTCACAAACGCGGTGCTGATATCCTCCACGATCCCTGGTTCAACaag GATACTGGGTTTCCTTTGACTGAAAGGGATAGATTGGGGCTTCGGGGGCTTCTTCCTCCTCGTGTTATATCATTCGAGCAGCAATATGATCGCTTTA tGGATTCATTCCGATCTTTGGAGAAGAATACTCATGGACAACCAGAAAAAGTTGTTTCCCTAGCGAAATGGAGAATCTTAAATAGACTGCATGACAGGAATGAAACTTTGTACTACAGA GTTCTTATTGATAATATTAAAGAGTTTGCTCCAATAATATATACTCCTACAGTTGGATTAGTGTGTCAAAATTATTCAGGGTTATTTAGACGGCCACGTGGAATGTATTTTAGTGCCAAAGACAAAGGAGAGATGATGTCAATGATCTATAACTGGCCAGCTCATGAG GTAGACATGATTGTCTTGACAGATGGAAGTCGAATTCTTGGATTGGGTGATCTTGGAGTTCAAGGAATAGGAATACCCATCGGAAAGCTTGATGTGTATGTTGCTGCTGCTGGTATCAACCCACAAAGA ATACTTCCAGTCATGCTAGATGTTGGCACCAACAATCAAAAGCTACTTGGAGATCGCCTTT ATTTAGGACTTCGACAACCAAGACTGGAAGGTGAAGAGTATCTGTCAATTGTTGATGAATTCATGGAAGCAGTTCATGCTCGATGGCCCAAGGCTATTGTGCag TTTGAAGATTTCCAAATGAAGTGGGCTTTTGAAACCCTAGAACGATATAAGAAAAGGTTTTGCATGTTTAATGATGATATACAG GGAACTGCTGGTGTTGCACTTGCTGGATTATTGGGAAGTGTAAGATCTCAAGGTCGACCATTGTCTGATTTTGTGAACCAAAAGATAGTTGTGGTTGGAGCTGGGAG TGCAGGGCTAGGGGTTCTGAAAATGGCCATCCAGGCAGTTGAAAGAATTTCTGGGTGCAGTGAATCAGCTGCCAAAAGTCAATTCTTTCTGATCGATAAAAAT GGTCTAGTCACAACAGAAAGGAACAATCTAGATCCAGCTGCTGCACCGTTTGCTAAAAATCCAAGAGACATAGATGGGCTTACTGAGGGTGCTAGTATAATTGAAGTG GTTAAGAAGGTTAAGCCACATGTGCTCCTAGGTTTGTCTGGTGTTGGTGGTATTTTCAATGAGGAG GTGCTTAAGGCAATGAGAGAATCTGTTTCAACAAAACCTGCTATCTTTGCCATGTCTAATCCCACATTGAATG CTGAGTGCACTGCTATTGATGCTTTTAATCATGCTGGGGAACATATAGTATTTGCAAGTGGAAGTCCTTTCGAAAATGTAGATTTTG GTGATGGGAAAGTAGGCCATGTAAATCAAGCAAACAATATGTACCTTTTCCCCGG AATTGGTTTGGGAACACTTCTATCAGGTGCTCATCTTATTACAGATGGAATGTTGCAGGCAGCTGCTGAACG CCTTGCTTCATACATGGATGAGGAAGATATCTTAAAAGGAATTCTATATCCATCAGTTAATAG CATACGTGATGTTACCGCAGAGGTTGGAGCTGCTGTGCTTCGAGCAGCAGTTGAAGAAGATCTGGCAGAGGGATATGGCGAAGTAGGGTCTAGAGAACTTGCACACATGTCAAAA GAGGAGACTGTGGAGTATGTCCGACACAATATGTGGTACCCTGTGTATTCTCCTCTTGTTCATGAAAAATAG
- the LOC123894347 gene encoding (+)-neomenthol dehydrogenase-like isoform X1, which translates to MPSTTTERYAVVTGANKGIGFEIVRQLASAGIKVVLTSRDEKRGLQALETFKASPLSDFVVFHQLDVADVSSVATLADFVKSQFGKLDILVNNAGISGIEINDNNLFSSTIITNGQALSDDELRRAMTQTYELAKECIQINYEGAKTTFEYLLPLLQLSDSPRVVNVSSFLGKIENVSNEWAKGVFSDVDNLTEERIDEVLKEFIKDYEEGSLERKDWPRFLAAYIVAKASMNAYTRIIAKKYPSFCINCVCPGYVKTDITANTGFFTVEEGASNPVRLALLPNGSPSGLFYFRNEVSSF; encoded by the exons ATGCCAAGTACAACTACAGAAAG GTATGCAGTGGTGACTGGAGCAAACAAAGGAATTGGGTTTGAGATTGTAAGGCAATTAGCTTCAGCTGGGATCAAAGTGGTGCTTACATCAAGAGATGAAAAAAGAGGTCTTCAAGCATTAGAAACATTTAAAGCCTCTCCTCTATCTGACTTTGTTGTCTTTCATCAACTAGATGTTGCTGATGTTTCAAGTGTAGCTACTCTTGCAGATTTTGTCAAATCCCAATTTGGCAAACTTGATATTCTG GTTAACAATGCTGGAATTTCCGGAATTGAAATCAACGACAACAATTTATTCAGTTCAACGATTATTACGAACGGG CAAGCACTATCCGATGATGAGTTGAGACGTGCAATGACACAAACATACGAGTTAGCTAAAGAAtgcatacaaataaattatgaagGAGCTAAAACAACATTTGAATACCTTCTTCCCCTTCTCCAATTATCTGATTCACCAAGAGTTGTCAATGTATCATCATTTTTGGGCAAGATAGAG AATGTATCAAATGAATGGGCCAAAGGAGTCTTTAGTGATGTTGATAATCTTACAGAAGAGAGAATTGATGAAGTGTTAAAGGAGTTCATCAAAGATTATGAAGAAGGGTCCTTAGAAAGAAAAGATTGGCCTAGGTTTTTGGCTGCCTATATTGTTGCTAAAGCTTCAATGAATGCGTATACAAGAATTATTGCGAAGAAATATCCTAGTTTCTGCATCAATTGTGTTTGTCCTGGTTATGTCAAAACAGATATAACGGCTAATACTGGTTTCTTCACCGTTGAAGAAGGTGCTTCTAATCCGGTTAGATTAGCACTACTTCCCAACGGTAGTCCGTCTGGCCTCTTCTATTTCCGAAATGAAGtatcttcattttga
- the LOC123894347 gene encoding (+)-neomenthol dehydrogenase-like isoform X2, which yields MPSTTTERYAVVTGANKGIGFEIVRQLASAGIKVVLTSRDEKRDFVKSQFGKLDILVNNAGISGIEINDNNLFSSTIITNGQALSDDELRRAMTQTYELAKECIQINYEGAKTTFEYLLPLLQLSDSPRVVNVSSFLGKIENVSNEWAKGVFSDVDNLTEERIDEVLKEFIKDYEEGSLERKDWPRFLAAYIVAKASMNAYTRIIAKKYPSFCINCVCPGYVKTDITANTGFFTVEEGASNPVRLALLPNGSPSGLFYFRNEVSSF from the exons ATGCCAAGTACAACTACAGAAAG GTATGCAGTGGTGACTGGAGCAAACAAAGGAATTGGGTTTGAGATTGTAAGGCAATTAGCTTCAGCTGGGATCAAAGTGGTGCTTACATCAAGAGATGAAAAAAGAG ATTTTGTCAAATCCCAATTTGGCAAACTTGATATTCTG GTTAACAATGCTGGAATTTCCGGAATTGAAATCAACGACAACAATTTATTCAGTTCAACGATTATTACGAACGGG CAAGCACTATCCGATGATGAGTTGAGACGTGCAATGACACAAACATACGAGTTAGCTAAAGAAtgcatacaaataaattatgaagGAGCTAAAACAACATTTGAATACCTTCTTCCCCTTCTCCAATTATCTGATTCACCAAGAGTTGTCAATGTATCATCATTTTTGGGCAAGATAGAG AATGTATCAAATGAATGGGCCAAAGGAGTCTTTAGTGATGTTGATAATCTTACAGAAGAGAGAATTGATGAAGTGTTAAAGGAGTTCATCAAAGATTATGAAGAAGGGTCCTTAGAAAGAAAAGATTGGCCTAGGTTTTTGGCTGCCTATATTGTTGCTAAAGCTTCAATGAATGCGTATACAAGAATTATTGCGAAGAAATATCCTAGTTTCTGCATCAATTGTGTTTGTCCTGGTTATGTCAAAACAGATATAACGGCTAATACTGGTTTCTTCACCGTTGAAGAAGGTGCTTCTAATCCGGTTAGATTAGCACTACTTCCCAACGGTAGTCCGTCTGGCCTCTTCTATTTCCGAAATGAAGtatcttcattttga